Proteins encoded together in one Dehalogenimonas sp. THU2 window:
- the cas7c gene encoding type I-C CRISPR-associated protein Cas7/Csd2, with translation MIDSKKRYDFALLFDVKDGNPNGDPDAGNSPRIDPETGHGLVSDVSLKRKIRNYVTLAKQDADGNPFPGYDIYVKEKAILNNQHGRAYTAEGLKPTKTPDQETQDKVQRWMCQNFFDIRMFGAVMTTEVNCGQVRGPVQYVFGRSVDPIVSLEQALTRMAVTTEAESKKQEGGNRTMGRKEIVPYGLYVSHGFYSPFLAAKTGFSDDDLKLLWQSMGMMFDVDRSAARGEMAKRKLIIFEHDSPLGSAPAHELFERISITRRDQARPARAFTDYVVTVNRDNLPAGIAIHEV, from the coding sequence ATGATCGACTCCAAGAAACGGTATGACTTCGCCCTGCTCTTCGATGTCAAGGACGGTAATCCAAATGGTGACCCGGATGCCGGTAACTCTCCCCGCATCGATCCTGAAACCGGCCACGGCCTTGTTTCGGATGTTTCCCTCAAACGCAAGATCAGAAACTACGTTACTTTGGCTAAGCAAGATGCGGATGGCAACCCATTCCCCGGTTACGACATCTATGTCAAAGAAAAAGCGATCCTCAACAACCAGCATGGCCGCGCCTATACCGCTGAAGGCCTCAAACCAACTAAGACCCCGGATCAAGAGACACAGGATAAAGTGCAGCGGTGGATGTGCCAGAATTTCTTCGACATCCGCATGTTCGGTGCCGTCATGACCACCGAAGTCAATTGCGGCCAGGTTCGCGGCCCGGTGCAATACGTTTTCGGTCGCTCTGTTGATCCGATTGTATCCCTCGAACAAGCTCTGACTCGCATGGCCGTTACCACAGAGGCCGAATCCAAAAAACAGGAAGGTGGCAACCGCACAATGGGGCGAAAGGAAATCGTACCTTACGGACTCTACGTCAGTCACGGTTTCTATTCGCCGTTCCTGGCTGCCAAGACGGGTTTTTCAGACGATGACCTTAAACTTCTCTGGCAGTCAATGGGTATGATGTTTGATGTTGACCGCTCTGCTGCACGCGGCGAAATGGCCAAACGCAAACTGATTATTTTCGAGCATGATAGTCCGCTCGGGAGTGCCCCGGCGCATGAACTCTTTGAACGCATCAGTATCACTCGCAGGGACCAAGCCCGTCCCGCCAGGGCGTTTACCGACTACGTTGTGACGGTTAACCGTGACAACCTGCCCGCCGGGATTGCAATACACGAGGTGTAA
- the cas8c gene encoding type I-C CRISPR-associated protein Cas8c/Csd1 yields MILQELYILAEREGLMEDPDYEWRPVTWLVRISRDGRIITPLEDTRSIPEIASHAGKISRPPKPVAKNFRLPREKSRQSGDRAFFLYDKAEYVFGVDPEGTRETEKLESRFNLFRERVEECLKIIEDEGVAKLLMALDAYSADRSSVALPDKIAPNDLFAFIYDPDIDSLLTDRPAVRSYWASLRQVAGEVGEQQVCLVSGDPFSGKVDNFPGVKRVPGGTTSGVALVSYNKSAFESYGWKGNENASISRQSSEMAAEALRRLLDPAYPDPAQPGQSLSKRNIHLSADTAVCYWPAAPSGDGFCNAFSGILDANPEEVGELYRSVWRGVPPPILSDSAFYALVISGAQGRAIVRDWIESTVSKASSNLAKHFRDLSVVRNTPPPKEKGHSPQFGLRLLLESLSPEGDREKIPPPLVGQMAMAAINGTLYPTSMLQKALERERAEVGKHDWKDENRRDARAAVIKAVLNRKQRYFQETTKYQEVKESMDPGNQNQGYLLGQMMAVLERLQQTAQGDVGATVVDRYFSSASASPRAVFPRLLKNARHHVSKAKDGASAGMAFRLDRLLDDLSSKAGVTKTMGYNLVENAQSFPAYLPLEDQGLFVLGYHHMRKWLWLSKEERSAWHQENQDIPAAYIWS; encoded by the coding sequence ATGATCTTGCAAGAGCTCTATATCCTTGCCGAACGTGAAGGGTTGATGGAAGACCCGGACTACGAATGGAGGCCGGTGACGTGGCTCGTTCGCATTTCCAGGGACGGCCGAATCATCACTCCTTTGGAAGACACAAGAAGCATCCCCGAAATAGCATCCCACGCCGGCAAAATATCCCGCCCACCCAAGCCTGTTGCCAAGAATTTCAGATTACCCAGAGAAAAATCCCGGCAGTCCGGTGACCGCGCTTTCTTTTTGTATGACAAAGCGGAGTACGTTTTTGGGGTTGATCCTGAAGGCACAAGAGAGACAGAAAAGCTAGAATCCCGTTTCAACCTATTTCGAGAACGCGTTGAGGAGTGTCTGAAAATCATCGAAGATGAAGGAGTGGCAAAACTCCTCATGGCACTTGATGCTTATTCGGCTGACCGGTCAAGCGTCGCCCTGCCCGATAAGATCGCTCCTAATGATCTGTTTGCTTTCATCTATGATCCAGATATCGATTCTCTGTTGACAGATCGTCCCGCAGTACGTAGTTATTGGGCAAGTCTAAGGCAAGTGGCCGGTGAAGTTGGAGAACAACAAGTCTGCCTGGTGTCCGGCGATCCTTTCAGTGGTAAAGTTGATAATTTTCCAGGAGTTAAACGAGTACCAGGGGGAACCACCAGTGGGGTCGCTCTGGTCTCCTACAATAAAAGCGCCTTTGAATCATACGGATGGAAGGGGAACGAGAATGCCTCAATTTCACGCCAATCTTCCGAGATGGCGGCGGAAGCGTTAAGACGACTGCTTGATCCGGCCTACCCGGATCCCGCTCAACCGGGTCAATCACTGTCAAAACGCAACATTCACTTGAGTGCAGATACAGCGGTCTGTTATTGGCCAGCAGCACCAAGTGGCGACGGTTTTTGCAATGCATTTTCCGGCATCCTGGATGCCAACCCGGAGGAAGTGGGCGAATTGTACCGTTCCGTATGGCGCGGCGTGCCCCCGCCAATTCTGTCTGACAGCGCGTTTTATGCCTTGGTCATATCGGGAGCACAAGGACGCGCAATCGTCCGGGATTGGATAGAATCCACCGTATCCAAAGCATCCAGCAATCTGGCTAAGCATTTCAGAGACCTGAGTGTGGTACGTAACACACCTCCGCCTAAAGAAAAAGGCCATTCACCGCAATTCGGTTTAAGATTGCTCCTTGAATCGCTCAGCCCGGAGGGAGACCGTGAGAAAATCCCCCCGCCGCTCGTTGGACAGATGGCGATGGCCGCTATCAATGGAACGCTTTATCCCACTTCTATGTTACAAAAAGCGCTGGAAAGAGAACGTGCCGAAGTTGGTAAACACGATTGGAAGGACGAAAACCGTCGCGATGCCCGCGCCGCAGTCATCAAAGCGGTTTTGAACCGCAAACAAAGATATTTTCAAGAGACAACAAAATACCAGGAGGTGAAAGAGTCTATGGATCCCGGAAATCAGAATCAAGGGTATCTACTGGGACAAATGATGGCAGTGCTGGAAAGGCTCCAGCAGACGGCTCAGGGTGACGTTGGGGCAACTGTAGTTGACCGTTATTTCAGTAGCGCGTCGGCGTCCCCACGCGCCGTTTTTCCGCGCTTGCTGAAAAATGCCCGTCACCACGTTAGTAAAGCCAAAGACGGTGCTAGCGCCGGCATGGCGTTCCGCCTTGACCGGTTGTTGGATGACCTGTCGTCCAAGGCGGGAGTCACAAAAACCATGGGCTACAATCTGGTGGAAAATGCTCAAAGTTTCCCGGCTTATCTTCCGCTCGAAGACCAGGGACTCTTCGTTTTGGGCTACCATCATATGCGTAAGTGGCTCTGGCTGTCGAAAGAGGAACGCTCTGCTTGGCACCAGGAAAACCAGGATATCCCGGCAGCTTACATCTGGTCGTAA